The Desulfobotulus pelophilus genomic sequence CGGGCCATGGATTGCCGTAGCGTTCGGGCCACATGAACTTGCAGGGTGGAAGACCTGTAAGTTCCGATAATTTAAGGGCTATTTCAGGCTGTGGTCTATGATCCAAGCGGCGCAGCTTGTAAATCATTGTGGAGCACCTGCCTACCATATTGCCGATGAGTATGTTTTGACGTGTCCTGTTCATAGAGTTTGTATAGTGGTGAATACTATTAAAATCAAGATTTTTTTTAGTATGGTTTGAATTGAATTCAATTTTTTTTCCACACTCTTCAGGTTTAAGCGTGTAAAAGGTCTGTATGAACGAAGAGAAACCACACATATGCCAACTCATAGACAGACAGCTCCGGGAGCTGAGAATCCCACCCAAAGCCCTTGCTGCCGATCTGGGCGTGTCTGTTTCTGCTGTATCCCGCTGGCGGAAAGATATTGTTCCCGAATCCGCCAAGCTGCCTGCCATATGCGCCTTTCTCCAGATAGACCCTCAGGAGCTGCTGTCTCTGTCCCAGCCGGAAGAGGGGTTTCTTCCGGCTGTCTCCGCACGCCACGCTGAAGTACCTGATGATGTTGACTTTGCTTTGTCTCGTGGCAATGCGAAGGGAAAAAACATGGGGAGGACGGTTATGGATGTGTATGAGGAGAGACTGCAGGATATGCGGCTGGCTCTGGAACGGGCAGACAGGCGCAATGAGCGCCTTGAAGACAAGCTGGAGCGGATGGAGGAGCGCCTGGACAAACAGTCTGTCCGAATTGATTCCCTTCAGGCTGAAAATAAAGAACTCGTATCCCAGATAGCGGCCATAAAAACAGAAAATGCCGCCCTTAGGTCTGTGTTGCCTGACTCGCTGTTGCCCCTGAAGGTTTCGGGGGAGTAATTGCGGCAC encodes the following:
- a CDS encoding helix-turn-helix domain-containing protein — translated: MNEEKPHICQLIDRQLRELRIPPKALAADLGVSVSAVSRWRKDIVPESAKLPAICAFLQIDPQELLSLSQPEEGFLPAVSARHAEVPDDVDFALSRGNAKGKNMGRTVMDVYEERLQDMRLALERADRRNERLEDKLERMEERLDKQSVRIDSLQAENKELVSQIAAIKTENAALRSVLPDSLLPLKVSGE